One Rhipicephalus microplus isolate Deutch F79 chromosome 4, USDA_Rmic, whole genome shotgun sequence genomic window carries:
- the LOC142814502 gene encoding uncharacterized protein LOC142814502 — protein sequence MAGVPPRPEQTTLQIVVQGVQKEVKALHNPDGSFMTDANGYVYEASDGKRVTLRFMAGNRENDPPPAQPPTPSPACDGDVDSDGALAAFPAAAASAEDVEELWSARKTRFFIAKYSEMKDLVGKTRALRYVILCPKLFAAFYYSVSL from the exons atggcgggcgtccccccaaggccagagcagacgacgttgcaaatagttgttcagggcgttcaaaaggaagttaaggcacttcacaatcccgacgggtcatttatgacggacgccaacggttacgtctatgaggcatcag acggcaagcgcgttacgttgcggttcatggcagggaatcgtgaaaatgacccccctccggcacaaccgccgacgccttctcctgcctgcgacggcgacgttgacagcgatggggctttagccgcatttccagcagcagccgcgtcggctgaagatgtggaagagctttggagcgcccgaaaaacaaggttcttcatcgccaaatactcggaaatgaaggacttggtgggaaaaaccagggcacttcggtatgtcatcctatgtccaaaattatttgcagctttttattattccgtttcactctag